The Amycolatopsis mongoliensis genome includes a window with the following:
- a CDS encoding cysteine desulfurase-like protein yields MAFDVARIRGLFPALGDGWIHFDGAAGMLVPEQVASAVSTAMRAPVSGPGGAFPASQRAESIVTAARRAVADLVGADPAAVVLGPSSPVMLRRLCDALAERWTIGDEVVVSRLDEQANLAPWQRAAKRVGAVVRWGEIDIETCELPAWQYEQLVSARTKAVAVTLASGSVGTRPDVPTIIEFAKRVGALVVVDATYAAPFLPLDINALGADVMVVSAQAWGGPSVGALVFRDPELIERIPSVSLDPMARGAARLELGPHAYPLLAGLIASIDYLAGLDDAATGSRRERLVTSLGSAKSYHAGLLAQLSTELLSLRHIMVIGNAMRRIPALAFAVAGKKAPEVAEYLASQGLCAFADDGAAGVFASLGVGEVGGAVRIGLAHYSNVFEINQLVRVLEELR; encoded by the coding sequence ATGGCGTTCGACGTCGCTCGTATCCGTGGGCTCTTTCCCGCGCTGGGTGACGGCTGGATTCACTTCGACGGCGCCGCCGGAATGCTGGTCCCGGAACAGGTCGCTTCGGCCGTTTCCACGGCTATGCGCGCCCCGGTGTCCGGGCCGGGTGGAGCGTTTCCGGCCTCACAGCGCGCGGAGAGCATCGTGACCGCGGCCCGCCGGGCCGTGGCCGACCTGGTCGGGGCCGACCCGGCCGCCGTCGTGCTCGGGCCGAGCTCGCCGGTGATGCTGCGCCGCCTCTGCGACGCGCTCGCCGAGCGCTGGACGATCGGCGACGAGGTCGTCGTGTCGAGGCTCGACGAACAGGCCAACCTCGCGCCGTGGCAGCGCGCCGCGAAGCGCGTCGGTGCCGTCGTGCGGTGGGGCGAGATCGACATCGAAACCTGCGAGCTGCCCGCGTGGCAGTACGAGCAGCTCGTGTCGGCGCGCACGAAGGCCGTCGCGGTCACGCTCGCGTCCGGTTCCGTCGGCACCCGGCCGGACGTCCCGACGATCATCGAGTTCGCCAAGCGGGTCGGCGCGCTCGTCGTCGTCGACGCCACCTACGCCGCGCCGTTCCTGCCGCTGGACATCAACGCGCTCGGCGCCGACGTCATGGTCGTCTCCGCCCAAGCCTGGGGCGGGCCTTCGGTGGGGGCGCTCGTCTTCCGCGATCCGGAGCTGATCGAGCGGATCCCGTCGGTCTCGCTCGACCCGATGGCGCGCGGCGCCGCCCGTCTCGAGCTCGGCCCGCACGCCTACCCGCTGCTGGCCGGGCTGATCGCGTCGATCGACTACCTCGCGGGCCTCGACGACGCCGCGACCGGATCGCGCCGCGAGCGCCTGGTCACCTCGCTCGGCTCGGCGAAGTCGTACCACGCGGGACTGCTCGCGCAGCTGTCGACGGAACTGCTGTCGCTGCGGCACATCATGGTCATCGGCAACGCGATGCGCCGCATCCCTGCGCTCGCCTTCGCGGTCGCCGGCAAGAAGGCGCCCGAGGTCGCCGAGTACCTGGCGTCGCAGGGGTTGTGTGCCTTCGCCGACGACGGAGCGGCCGGCGTCTTCGCGTCACTCGGCGTCGGAGAAGTGGGCGGCGCCGTGCGGATCGGGCTCGCCCACTACTCCAACGTCTTCGAGATCAACCAGCTCGTGCGGGTCCTCGAAGAACTGCGCTGA
- a CDS encoding bacterial proteasome activator family protein has translation MEHMTEPNSRESGTAGDTDHESSPHIVVVGQDGSPVDGAEHAEAVGELIEEPAKVMRIGTMIKQLLEEVRAAPLDDASRTRVREIHQTSVKELANALAPELQEELERLVRPFTDDSTPSDAELRIAQAQLVGWLEGLFSGIQTALFAQQMAARVQLEQMRRGLPAGPSAAGGHEPHGPGISGTGQYL, from the coding sequence ATGGAGCACATGACCGAGCCGAACTCCCGGGAATCGGGTACAGCGGGTGACACCGACCACGAATCTTCACCCCACATAGTGGTAGTCGGCCAGGATGGCTCACCTGTTGACGGTGCGGAGCACGCCGAGGCGGTGGGTGAGCTCATCGAAGAGCCGGCCAAGGTGATGCGGATCGGCACGATGATCAAGCAGCTGCTGGAGGAGGTCCGCGCGGCTCCGCTGGACGACGCTTCCCGCACGCGGGTCCGCGAGATCCACCAGACCTCGGTGAAGGAGCTGGCCAACGCGCTGGCGCCGGAGCTGCAGGAGGAGCTGGAGCGGCTGGTCCGCCCGTTCACGGACGACTCGACGCCTTCGGACGCCGAGCTGCGGATCGCCCAGGCGCAGCTGGTCGGGTGGCTGGAGGGGTTGTTCAGCGGGATCCAGACGGCGCTGTTCGCCCAGCAGATGGCGGCGCGGGTCCAGCTGGAGCAGATGCGGCGCGGGTTGCCGGCCGGCCCTTCGGCCGCCGGCGGGCACGAGCCGCACGGGCCGGGGATTTCGGGGACGGGCCAGTACCTCTGA
- a CDS encoding epoxide hydrolase family protein has protein sequence MTSEITPFRIDVPQAALDDLRARLANTRWPDQPADAGWRLGAPVDYVRELAEYWRTSFDWRAQEERINAFPQFATVIDGTNVHFLHVVSPEPAAPPVLLTHGWPGSIVEFLDVIGPLTDPRAYGGDPADALTVVVPSIPGYGFSGPTPTPDWGPERIARAFAELMTRLGYERFGAHGGDWGATISRELAVQFPARVLGIHVTMLPSAVARTPSDLAELAGDELAAGRRSLEKGQAFSASGTGYAILQATKPQTLAYGLHDSPAGQLAWIAEKFRSFSNTSADLIDRDDLLADVSIYWFTETANSSARLYAALTGGWGAPPAPNTVPTGVAVFPDDIGLPIRTLAERTDKIVHWTEFPRGGHFPALEEPDALIGDIREFFRTLRP, from the coding sequence ATGACCTCAGAGATCACGCCGTTCCGCATCGACGTCCCGCAGGCCGCTCTCGACGATCTCCGCGCGCGGCTGGCGAACACGCGCTGGCCCGACCAGCCCGCCGACGCCGGCTGGCGGCTCGGGGCGCCCGTCGACTACGTGCGTGAGCTGGCCGAGTACTGGCGGACGAGCTTCGACTGGCGGGCGCAGGAGGAGCGGATCAACGCGTTTCCGCAGTTCGCGACGGTGATCGACGGGACGAACGTGCACTTCCTGCACGTGGTCTCCCCGGAGCCGGCCGCGCCGCCGGTGCTGCTGACGCACGGCTGGCCGGGCTCGATCGTCGAGTTCCTGGACGTCATCGGGCCGCTGACGGATCCACGCGCGTACGGCGGCGACCCGGCGGACGCGCTGACGGTGGTGGTGCCGTCGATCCCGGGTTACGGCTTCTCGGGCCCGACACCGACGCCGGACTGGGGTCCGGAGCGGATCGCGCGGGCGTTCGCGGAGCTGATGACCCGCCTGGGCTACGAGCGGTTCGGCGCCCACGGCGGTGACTGGGGCGCGACCATCTCGCGGGAGCTGGCGGTCCAGTTCCCCGCGCGGGTGCTGGGGATCCACGTGACGATGCTGCCGTCGGCGGTGGCGCGGACGCCGTCGGACCTCGCCGAGCTGGCGGGTGACGAACTCGCCGCCGGACGCCGGTCGCTGGAGAAGGGGCAGGCGTTTTCGGCGTCGGGAACGGGCTACGCGATCCTCCAGGCGACGAAGCCGCAAACGCTTGCGTACGGCCTGCACGACTCGCCGGCGGGGCAGCTGGCCTGGATCGCGGAGAAGTTCCGGTCGTTCTCGAACACCTCGGCCGACCTGATCGACCGCGACGACCTGCTGGCGGACGTGTCGATCTACTGGTTCACCGAAACGGCCAACTCCTCGGCGCGCCTGTACGCGGCCTTGACGGGCGGCTGGGGAGCGCCGCCGGCACCGAACACGGTCCCGACGGGGGTGGCGGTCTTCCCGGACGACATCGGCCTGCCGATCCGGACCCTGGCAGAGCGAACGGACAAGATCGTCCACTGGACGGAGTTCCCGCGCGGCGGCCACTTCCCGGCCCTGGAGGAACCGGACGCGCTGATCGGCGACATCCGGGAGTTCTTCCGCACCCTGCGGCCCTGA
- a CDS encoding PseG/SpsG family protein translates to MRLLLRADASASIGAGHIARMVAYAERAVARGWRVAFSGRVENAEWLASRFDELGVSRVGSFDATGFDAVVVDHYGLGDLRKEVNAAGALLVSIEDDVFGRRPADIVVDSGFAPSPRPDDGSDVLLRGIAYAPLRDVVRGTRRVLSGPPLHVTLALGGSDERAPTAGLLLRALRDTELPFTADVLVRGEPALPDLRPDQSIRVAAPSPALLELFATTDVAVSASGVTFVELCCLGVPTAAVLLVDNQEAGYRAALELGLAAGLGPAESLAERLPEVTAVLRSLLSDPALRRRLSETASATVDGRGVDRVLDQVESRTGSVLGASYR, encoded by the coding sequence GTGAGGCTGCTCCTGCGCGCGGACGCGTCGGCGTCGATCGGCGCCGGGCACATCGCGCGGATGGTCGCCTACGCCGAGCGGGCGGTCGCGCGGGGCTGGCGGGTGGCGTTTTCCGGCCGCGTCGAGAACGCGGAGTGGCTCGCTTCGCGGTTCGACGAGCTGGGCGTCTCGCGGGTCGGGTCTTTTGACGCGACGGGGTTCGACGCGGTGGTCGTCGACCACTACGGCCTCGGTGACCTGCGGAAAGAGGTCAACGCGGCGGGTGCGCTGCTCGTCTCGATCGAGGACGACGTGTTCGGGCGCCGGCCCGCGGACATCGTCGTGGACTCGGGCTTCGCGCCTTCGCCCCGGCCCGACGACGGCTCGGACGTCTTGCTGCGGGGGATCGCTTACGCGCCGCTTCGGGACGTCGTGCGGGGTACGCGCCGGGTGCTTTCCGGGCCGCCGCTGCACGTCACGCTGGCCCTCGGTGGCAGCGACGAGCGGGCGCCGACAGCAGGGTTGCTGCTTCGCGCGCTTCGCGACACGGAGTTGCCCTTCACGGCGGATGTGCTGGTGCGCGGTGAACCTGCGTTGCCGGACCTGCGGCCGGACCAGTCGATCCGCGTCGCGGCGCCGAGTCCTGCGCTGCTGGAGCTGTTCGCGACGACGGACGTCGCGGTGAGCGCGTCCGGAGTGACCTTCGTGGAGCTGTGCTGCCTCGGCGTCCCGACGGCGGCGGTGCTGCTGGTGGACAACCAGGAAGCGGGCTACCGGGCCGCTTTGGAGCTCGGCTTGGCGGCGGGACTCGGCCCGGCGGAGTCCCTGGCGGAGCGGCTGCCCGAGGTGACGGCGGTCCTGCGTTCGCTGTTGTCCGACCCGGCACTCCGGCGGCGGTTGTCGGAGACGGCGTCGGCCACAGTGGACGGCCGTGGGGTGGACCGGGTGCTGGATCAGGTGGAATCGAGGACCGGATCTGTCCTCGGTGCTTCCTATCGTTGA
- a CDS encoding glycosyltransferase family protein, which yields MSPMRAAPVVNAVIQARSSSTRLPGKVLRPLGGRSVLGWVVRAAAAAPGVDQVVVATSSDASDDDVAAEAARCGAAVVRGPLDDVLGRFAVALREYPADAVIRLTADCPLLDPALIGQLASLWRAQPSLDYVSTTLVRTLPRGFDAELVRAAVLLEQVSTATGADREHVTSGIYSDPSRYSCTGIVVSPAADDLRVTLDTTEDWELLSAVVSELGDGVGDWRAVVALLRSRPDLVALNAHVEQKKVGS from the coding sequence ATGTCACCCATGCGTGCAGCGCCCGTGGTCAACGCCGTCATCCAGGCCCGGTCGTCGTCGACCCGGCTCCCCGGCAAGGTGCTGCGCCCGCTCGGCGGCCGCAGTGTGCTGGGCTGGGTCGTCCGGGCCGCGGCGGCCGCACCCGGCGTCGACCAGGTGGTGGTCGCGACGTCTTCGGACGCTTCGGACGACGATGTCGCGGCGGAGGCGGCCCGCTGCGGCGCCGCGGTGGTCCGGGGTCCCCTCGACGACGTGCTCGGCCGGTTCGCGGTGGCGCTGCGCGAGTATCCCGCCGACGCCGTGATCAGGCTCACCGCCGACTGCCCGCTGCTGGACCCGGCGCTGATCGGCCAGCTCGCGTCGCTCTGGCGGGCCCAGCCGTCGCTGGACTACGTGAGCACGACGCTGGTCCGGACGCTGCCCCGCGGCTTCGACGCCGAGCTGGTGCGGGCTGCCGTGCTGCTGGAGCAGGTCTCGACGGCCACCGGGGCGGACCGCGAGCACGTCACCTCGGGCATCTATTCGGACCCTTCGCGCTATTCGTGCACCGGAATCGTGGTGAGCCCCGCGGCCGACGACCTGCGGGTGACGTTGGACACGACGGAGGACTGGGAACTGCTTTCCGCGGTGGTGAGCGAACTCGGCGACGGCGTCGGCGACTGGCGGGCGGTGGTCGCGCTGCTGCGGTCGCGCCCGGATCTGGTGGCGCTCAACGCGCACGTCGAGCAGAAGAAGGTCGGTTCGTGA
- the pseB gene encoding UDP-N-acetylglucosamine 4,6-dehydratase (inverting) — translation MSELDGSSILLTGGTGSFGKAFIAHALAELNPSRLVVLSRDELKQYETRQLFGDDPRLRWFIGDIRDRRRLERAMHGVDYVVHAAALKQVDTGEYNPFEFVQTNVMGSQNVIEASIDTGVKKVVALSTDKASSPINLYGATKLCADRMFISGNHYAAAHVTRFSVVRYGNVMGSRGSVIPFFRKLAEQGESLPITHKDMTRFWITLPQAVRFVVDSFDQMHGGELYVPRIPSMRLVDLAQAIAPGSEMHEVGIRPGEKLHEEMIAPDDARRTVQLKDRYVVQPHLAGWGFQPPADGTPMPEGFAYRSDTNDLWLNGEELRELVEQHA, via the coding sequence ATGTCCGAGCTGGATGGCTCCAGCATCCTGCTCACCGGCGGGACCGGTTCCTTCGGCAAGGCGTTCATCGCGCACGCGCTGGCCGAGCTGAACCCGAGCCGGCTGGTCGTGCTCTCCCGCGACGAGCTGAAGCAGTACGAAACGCGCCAGCTGTTCGGCGACGACCCGCGCCTGCGCTGGTTCATCGGTGACATCCGCGACCGCCGCCGGCTCGAGCGCGCCATGCACGGCGTCGACTACGTCGTGCACGCCGCCGCGCTCAAGCAGGTCGACACCGGTGAGTACAACCCGTTCGAATTCGTCCAGACCAACGTCATGGGCTCCCAGAACGTGATCGAGGCTTCGATCGACACGGGCGTCAAGAAGGTCGTCGCGCTGTCGACCGACAAGGCGTCCAGCCCGATCAACCTCTACGGCGCCACCAAGCTGTGCGCCGACCGGATGTTCATCAGCGGCAACCACTACGCGGCCGCGCACGTGACGCGCTTCTCCGTCGTCCGCTACGGCAACGTGATGGGCTCGCGCGGCAGCGTCATCCCGTTCTTCCGCAAGCTGGCCGAGCAGGGCGAGTCGCTGCCGATCACGCACAAGGACATGACCCGGTTCTGGATCACGCTCCCCCAGGCCGTGCGGTTCGTCGTCGACTCCTTCGACCAGATGCACGGTGGCGAGCTGTACGTGCCGCGCATCCCGAGCATGCGGCTGGTCGACCTGGCCCAGGCGATCGCGCCGGGCAGCGAGATGCACGAGGTCGGCATCCGCCCGGGCGAGAAGCTGCACGAGGAGATGATCGCCCCCGACGACGCGCGCCGGACGGTCCAGCTCAAGGACCGCTACGTCGTCCAGCCCCACCTCGCCGGCTGGGGCTTCCAGCCGCCGGCCGACGGCACGCCGATGCCGGAGGGCTTCGCCTACCGCTCGGACACCAACGACCTCTGGCTGAACGGCGAGGAGCTGCGCGAACTGGTCGAGCAGCATGCCTGA
- the pseC gene encoding UDP-4-amino-4,6-dideoxy-N-acetyl-beta-L-altrosamine transaminase: protein MPESDAASAGKSASAGFLPYGRQSISEEDIQAVVGVLRGDWLTTGPAVQQFENDLAAHTGGAPAVAVTSGTAALHVAYAAAGIKAGDEVVASPMTFVATAATAALHGAKVVFADVEPDTGNLSVEAAAAAVTDRTKVVAAVDYAGHPAELDALGEVAHNAGALLLEDAAHSVGGSWQGRPVGSIADLTTFSFFPTKNLTTAEGGAVVTPDENLLDRARKFRNHGLVRDRAEQRYPDEGGWHQEVHEFGLNYRLPDVLCALGSSQLTRLAEFKKRRAEIHARYNAALADLDGVATPPSRPGADPVWHLYPLRVLEGRRKALFEHLRGVGIGVQVNYIPAYWHPVFEDLGYRRGLCPNAEAYYEQELSLPLFPSLTDADVDRVVDAVHAFF from the coding sequence ATGCCTGAGTCCGATGCCGCCTCCGCGGGAAAGAGTGCGTCGGCGGGCTTCCTCCCCTACGGACGCCAGTCCATCAGCGAAGAGGACATCCAGGCCGTCGTCGGCGTGCTGCGCGGTGACTGGCTGACGACCGGCCCCGCGGTCCAGCAGTTCGAGAACGACCTCGCGGCGCACACCGGCGGGGCGCCCGCGGTGGCCGTCACCTCGGGTACGGCCGCCCTGCACGTCGCCTACGCGGCGGCCGGCATCAAGGCCGGTGACGAGGTCGTCGCGTCGCCGATGACGTTCGTCGCCACCGCCGCGACCGCCGCGCTGCACGGCGCGAAGGTGGTCTTCGCCGACGTCGAACCGGACACCGGGAACCTTTCGGTCGAGGCAGCCGCGGCCGCGGTGACCGACCGCACGAAGGTCGTCGCCGCCGTCGACTACGCCGGCCACCCGGCCGAGCTGGACGCGCTGGGCGAGGTCGCGCACAACGCGGGCGCGCTGCTCCTCGAGGACGCGGCGCACTCCGTCGGCGGCTCCTGGCAGGGCCGACCGGTGGGCTCGATCGCCGACCTGACGACGTTCTCCTTCTTCCCGACGAAGAACCTCACGACGGCCGAAGGCGGCGCCGTCGTCACGCCCGACGAGAACCTCCTGGACCGGGCGCGGAAGTTCCGCAACCACGGCCTGGTCCGCGACCGCGCCGAGCAGCGCTACCCGGACGAGGGCGGCTGGCACCAGGAGGTGCACGAGTTCGGCCTGAACTACCGCCTGCCGGACGTCCTGTGCGCGCTCGGCAGCAGCCAGCTCACCCGGCTCGCGGAGTTCAAGAAGCGCCGCGCCGAGATCCACGCCCGCTACAACGCGGCCCTGGCCGACCTCGACGGCGTGGCGACGCCGCCGAGCCGCCCGGGCGCCGACCCGGTGTGGCACCTCTACCCGCTGCGCGTGCTGGAGGGCCGCCGCAAGGCGCTGTTCGAGCACCTGCGCGGGGTCGGCATCGGCGTCCAGGTGAACTACATCCCGGCGTACTGGCACCCGGTGTTCGAGGACCTCGGCTACCGGCGCGGGCTCTGCCCGAACGCCGAGGCGTACTACGAGCAGGAGCTCTCGCTGCCGCTGTTCCCGTCGCTGACGGACGCCGACGTCGACCGCGTCGTCGACGCCGTGCACGCGTTCTTCTAG
- the pseI gene encoding pseudaminic acid synthase, whose amino-acid sequence MHDIRFGAHLIGPGHAPFVIAEMSGNHNGDLDRALQIIDAIAETGAQAVKLQTYRPDTITIDVDTPAFRIGDSHSLWGGENLYKLYEKAHTPWDWHEPLFERARARGLEIFSSPFDPTAVELLESLDAPAYKIASSEIVDLPLVELCARTGKPLVISTGMANVAEIDAAVRTARAAGNDQLIVLGCTASYPASPSESNLRGLPLLAGLTQTLVGLSDHTPGIGAPVAAVALGAVAIEKHVTLARADGGVDSEFSLEPAELAALVTETHRAWEALGEPVLGPRESEKEGLRLRRSLYVVEDVRAGDEVTPANVRSIRPAGGLAPAEITKVVGRTFRVDAAKGTPLTWDLI is encoded by the coding sequence ATGCACGACATCCGGTTCGGCGCGCACCTGATCGGTCCGGGCCACGCGCCGTTCGTGATCGCCGAGATGTCCGGCAACCACAACGGCGACCTCGACCGGGCGCTGCAGATCATCGACGCGATCGCGGAGACCGGCGCGCAGGCGGTCAAGCTGCAGACCTACCGCCCGGACACGATCACCATCGACGTCGACACCCCGGCGTTCCGCATCGGGGACTCGCACTCCCTTTGGGGCGGGGAAAACCTGTACAAACTGTACGAAAAGGCCCACACGCCCTGGGACTGGCACGAGCCGCTCTTCGAACGCGCCCGGGCTCGCGGTCTGGAGATCTTCTCCAGCCCCTTCGACCCGACCGCGGTCGAGCTGCTGGAGTCCCTGGACGCGCCGGCGTACAAGATCGCGTCGTCCGAGATCGTCGACCTGCCGCTGGTCGAGCTGTGCGCTCGCACGGGGAAGCCGCTGGTCATCTCCACCGGCATGGCGAACGTCGCGGAGATCGACGCCGCGGTGCGCACCGCGCGGGCCGCGGGCAACGACCAGCTGATCGTGCTCGGATGCACGGCGAGCTACCCGGCGTCGCCGTCCGAGAGCAACCTGCGCGGCCTGCCGCTGCTGGCCGGCCTCACGCAGACGCTGGTGGGCCTGTCCGACCACACGCCGGGCATCGGGGCGCCGGTCGCGGCCGTCGCGCTGGGCGCGGTGGCCATCGAGAAGCACGTCACGCTGGCCAGGGCCGACGGCGGCGTCGACTCCGAGTTCTCGCTGGAGCCCGCCGAACTGGCCGCGCTGGTCACCGAGACGCACCGGGCCTGGGAAGCGCTGGGTGAGCCGGTGCTGGGCCCGCGGGAGAGCGAGAAGGAGGGCCTGCGGCTGCGCCGGTCCCTCTACGTCGTCGAGGACGTGCGTGCGGGCGACGAGGTGACGCCGGCGAACGTCCGGTCGATCCGGCCCGCCGGCGGCCTGGCCCCGGCCGAGATCACCAAGGTCGTGGGGCGCACCTTCCGCGTCGACGCCGCGAAGGGCACGCCCCTGACCTGGGACCTGATCTAG
- a CDS encoding GNAT family N-acetyltransferase — protein MRAREATDADAELLLGWRNDPRTRRSSRSTAVVSLDEHLAWLRGVLADPDRLLLVVEHEDAPVGTVRFDRRDGDGWEVSITLAPEHRGRGRSGAVLAEGERAARERLGIRVVIAAVHQDNAASAKLFDHAGYTEAAPAVSGFRQLRKTLS, from the coding sequence TTGCGCGCCCGGGAGGCCACCGACGCCGACGCCGAGCTGCTGCTGGGCTGGCGCAACGACCCGCGGACCCGCCGGTCGTCGCGGTCGACGGCGGTGGTCTCCCTGGACGAGCACCTCGCCTGGCTGCGCGGAGTGCTCGCCGACCCCGACCGGCTGCTGCTCGTCGTGGAGCACGAGGACGCGCCGGTGGGCACCGTCCGCTTCGACCGCCGGGACGGCGACGGCTGGGAGGTCAGCATCACCCTCGCGCCGGAGCACCGCGGCCGTGGCCGCTCCGGCGCGGTGCTCGCCGAGGGGGAGCGGGCGGCGCGGGAGCGCCTCGGAATCCGGGTCGTGATCGCCGCCGTCCACCAGGACAACGCCGCGTCGGCGAAGCTGTTCGACCACGCCGGCTACACCGAAGCCGCGCCTGCCGTCAGCGGCTTCCGGCAGCTGCGCAAGACTCTGAGCTGA
- a CDS encoding glycosyltransferase family 29 protein has protein sequence MVNLLAAYADRPDPRSVAVVGNQPLPPDPQRAKAIDACDLVIRVNGFVVDKPGEEVVGSRTHVVVFNRAIRATPYVFQDYRKRLYLLVEPGRMHWEPEDVPGWWPADLGAVPVSNREVVLPLSDALGLPTRDEPTWSTTGTLAAWIARTSFPTAQLVLTGFSFIDNPDQTSWEHAAGDSCIVGPEHQIAAEGRLLESWTKTGDTTLLR, from the coding sequence ATGGTCAACCTGCTCGCGGCCTACGCCGACCGGCCGGACCCCCGTTCGGTGGCCGTCGTCGGAAACCAGCCGCTCCCACCCGACCCCCAGCGCGCGAAGGCGATCGACGCGTGCGACCTCGTGATCCGCGTCAACGGCTTCGTCGTCGACAAGCCGGGCGAGGAGGTCGTCGGCTCCCGGACGCACGTCGTGGTGTTCAACCGGGCGATCCGTGCCACCCCGTACGTCTTCCAGGACTACCGGAAACGGCTCTACCTGCTGGTCGAGCCCGGCCGGATGCACTGGGAGCCGGAGGACGTGCCGGGCTGGTGGCCCGCCGACCTCGGTGCGGTCCCGGTGTCGAACCGCGAGGTGGTGCTGCCGTTGTCGGACGCGCTGGGCCTGCCGACCCGCGACGAGCCGACGTGGTCGACCACCGGCACGCTGGCCGCCTGGATCGCGCGGACGTCGTTCCCGACCGCCCAGCTCGTGCTCACCGGGTTCTCGTTCATCGACAACCCGGACCAGACCTCGTGGGAGCACGCCGCCGGTGACTCCTGCATCGTCGGCCCGGAACACCAGATCGCCGCCGAAGGGCGGCTGCTGGAGTCCTGGACCAAGACCGGTGACACCACTCTCCTGCGCTAG
- the wzm gene encoding galactan export ABC transporter permease subunit Wzm/RfbD, which produces MHATSTVQAANSPVATSVPPPSDSKTFARAFADIKAGFSARELWGHLGWQDIKQRYRRSVIGPFWITISQAVIALGLGLLYSQLFNSPIQVFLPYLSTGFILWGFISGCLAEGMETFIANEGLIKQLPAPLSVYMLRTVWRQSLLLAHNMIVYVVILVIFFSALDNKYSLGSPDGICHPNLYCHPGLSWNILLAIPGFFLLALNAGWVTLLLGIISTRFRDIPQVINSLIQLLFYGTPIVWPVDQLLSGGTRSGISWVLPIIQANPLYHFMQVVRAPLIGQQFTPGNWIVVGSITIVGWALALVAMRNYRARVSYWV; this is translated from the coding sequence GTGCATGCCACCAGCACGGTTCAGGCCGCGAACTCACCCGTAGCGACGTCGGTGCCCCCGCCGTCGGACAGCAAGACGTTCGCGCGCGCCTTCGCCGACATCAAGGCCGGTTTCTCCGCCCGCGAGCTGTGGGGTCACCTCGGCTGGCAGGACATCAAGCAGCGGTACCGCCGGTCGGTGATCGGGCCGTTCTGGATCACCATCAGCCAGGCGGTCATCGCCCTCGGGCTCGGGCTGCTGTACTCGCAGCTGTTCAACTCGCCGATCCAGGTGTTCCTGCCCTACCTGAGCACCGGTTTCATCCTCTGGGGCTTCATCAGCGGCTGCCTCGCCGAGGGCATGGAGACGTTCATCGCCAACGAGGGGCTGATCAAGCAGCTCCCGGCGCCGCTGAGCGTCTACATGCTGCGCACGGTGTGGCGGCAGTCGCTGCTGCTGGCGCACAACATGATCGTCTACGTCGTGATCCTCGTGATCTTCTTCTCGGCGCTGGACAACAAGTACTCGCTGGGCTCGCCGGACGGCATCTGCCACCCGAACCTGTACTGCCACCCGGGTCTGAGCTGGAACATCCTGCTCGCCATCCCCGGCTTCTTCCTGCTCGCGCTGAACGCGGGCTGGGTGACGCTGCTGCTGGGCATCATCTCGACCCGCTTCCGCGACATCCCGCAGGTCATCAACTCGCTGATCCAGCTGCTGTTCTACGGCACGCCGATCGTCTGGCCGGTCGACCAGCTGCTGTCCGGCGGGACGCGCTCGGGTATCTCGTGGGTGTTGCCGATCATCCAGGCGAACCCGCTCTACCACTTCATGCAGGTGGTCCGGGCGCCGCTGATCGGCCAGCAGTTCACGCCGGGCAACTGGATCGTGGTCGGCTCCATCACCATCGTCGGCTGGGCGCTCGCGCTCGTCGCGATGCGCAACTACCGTGCCCGCGTCTCCTACTGGGTGTGA